One window from the genome of Nicotiana sylvestris chromosome 9, ASM39365v2, whole genome shotgun sequence encodes:
- the LOC104246395 gene encoding protein ELC-like, with product MDYLKSLVEVFSTNLETPPSSIQFIDAALSCTSPPFAPPYTDPNQICIIRRHLISLLQNYPSLRPSIDTFTHDDGTTANLLNANGELQVSSSTPAIPLTIWLHESYPFMAPIVLVSLNTSYPIYNNHPFVDSSGSISSFYLVNWKYPGCNLSDLVHNLIKIFSHNHPFYYSARSANSFHPSLASKREAVDRLSCTLHYDMTELLSKTHEEVEELSTLREQMVRRAIIAEISVDEHETERSELKERVKILTDEADKVSGWLRVNGQSSFSEHPIEDAFEASDENSKALLECIAADRATEDLIYSLDKVVEQGIVNLGTYLKQVRLLARDQFFGRAKLVKMGISLQWLD from the coding sequence ATGGATTACCTTAAATCACTGGTTGAAGTATTCTCCACAAATCTTGAAACACCTCCATCTTCAATCCAATTTATAGATGCAGCTCTTTCTTGTACAAGCCCACCCTTTGCACCACCTTACACAGATCCTAATCAAATATGCATAATTCGTAGGCACCTCATTTCTTTGCTTCAAAATTATCCTTCTTTAAGACCATCCATCGATACCTTTACACACGACGATGGCACGACCGCCAACTTACTTAATGCGAATGGAGAATTGCAAGTCTCTTCTTCAACCCCTGCAATTCCTCTTACCATTTGGTTACATGAAAGTTACCCTTTTATGGCCCCtattgtccttgtgtctttaaaTACTAGTTATCCAATTTATAACAACCATCCTTTTGTGGACTCTTCAGGTTCTATTTCTTCATTTTACCTAGTAAATTGGAAGTACCCTGGCTGCAACCTCTCAGACCTTGTCCACAACCTTATCAAGATCTTTTCACATAATCATCCCTTTTACTATTCAGCTCGTAGTGCTAATTCCTTTCACCCTTCTCTAGCTTCTAAAAGGGAGGCTGTGGACCGACTCTCGTGCACCCTTCATTATGACATGACGGAGTTGCTCTCTAAGACACATGAAGAAGTGGAGGAGCTTTCAACACTTAGAGAACAAATGGTTAGAAGGGCTATTATTGCAGAAATTTCAGTTGATGAGCATGAAACTGAAAGGTCAGAATTGAAGGAGAGGGTGAAAATTTTGACAGACGAAGCGGATAAAGTATCGGGTTGGTTAAGAGTTAATGGTCAAAGTTCATTTTCAGAACATCCAATTGAGGATGCATTTGAAGCCAGTGATGAGAATTCAAAGGCACTGCTTGAATGTATTGCAGCAGACAGGGCAACAGAGGACTTGATATACTCATTAGACAAAGTAGTTGAGCAAGGGATAGTGAATTTAGGTACATATCTAAAGCAAGTGAGACTTTTGGCCAGAGATCAATTCTTTGGTAGAGCTAAGCTTGTGAAAATGGGAATATCACTCCAGTGGCTTGACTGA